Genomic segment of Melanotaenia boesemani isolate fMelBoe1 chromosome 10, fMelBoe1.pri, whole genome shotgun sequence:
GCATCGGTGCATGCACCCAGCATGTCGTCTGTCGTTTTCTTCACCCTCTTCAAGCTAGGCCTCTTCACACCCTTCAGCTCAATGATCTTCAGTCTCAGTGTCTGAATCTGTGTATGAGACCATTTCAGATGAAGCTAAACTACAATTTCTGCTTCACTATGGTAATGTTAGTACTCCCTGACCATTTTTATACCTCAGACTCATTTTTGGCAACTTTGAGCTCCATATCATAACGCGTCTCATCCACGACGTCGATCTTGCGGTGTAATTCTTTGCAAAGGTCCtgtaaagaagaaagaaagcaatCAAAATTGTGTGGGATAGTAAGGAGTGGATTAATATTATTTGATGTGGCAGTACCTGGAGCTCCTGGACTGATAGGCCTGACAGCTTCAGTGGAGGAAAAGATTCACTCACAACTCTTTCTTTCTCaagttttttctcttctttttcaacTACCAACATAGAAGCTGCCTTCTTCAGCAGCTTGGACTGAAAAATAGCAAAACCTTAATAAGCCCCCCATTAAATATCAggcttatatttaaaaaaaaaattaatctacaAGGCTTACCTTTAACTGCAGCCGGCGTGTAGctgaatatttagattttttctgtgagaaaaacaaaaggcacAATAATACAGTAAAGGATGTTATTGAAGAAGGTTTTAAGttatattaaatgtgttaaatctGAATTTTTTGACTTACCGGTCTTCATGAGCATGTAAGATGACAAACAGACCAAAATGAAacccaatatatatatatgtgtgtgtgtgtgtattgtctTACTATTTAGGAATACATAGAAAATAATGGAAAAGgcatattgaaaaaaaatattggtgataatatacattaaaaaaggaGGCCAACACTCACCCCTCAGACATGGCAGCAGGTTATAGTACCTTAGGAAAAGAAATACAGCATATTTATGGGGTAaaaatttttcattattttaatgttaaatgttcttttacagGATCATTATTTGGTACATCTGATTCCAAGCTGAATATTATTAACCGACatcatcttgtttttgttttttgtttctgacaCATTATGAACAAAACAATGCatcttttcattaaaagaaTAATCTGCTTACTAATTTATGAAACAACTGTTACTTTCAGTCCCATGATTTAAGTTAATACAACTGAATAATCCAGATAGCTAATTGTTTGATAATATTATTGAACTTATTTGTCATCAGGAACCTTCAGTTCTCTTCTCAGACTGGATATTTGTCCTGTCATTATTAAAGGCTGACAGCACACAGCTATATTGGACAGCATTGCCCCCATTCTTCTGGGTGTGCCAGGAGCTGCTGTTGCCTTGATGATGCCAGAGAAAGTACAAATGTTTGGCAAccaaaagtggaaaaacaccaAACCTTTTAAGATTGTAAGAGCAACTGAATAGATTGCATATGGGTTTTCAATCCaaattttataacattttaaatcttttaaggCTAAAATTGTATTAACTGAACTGTCTTTCACAAATCAAGTTCCATGTTAAGAGGAAAATGGATTGGACCAAAGTAAATTTAGCCACATTATTTGTATCTTATCAtcttgtttgtctctttctacTGTCATATGTGGAAGCAGCTGGCATAAGTTTCCACATTTTTTACATAACCCTGTAAATTTAACCATGGTGTTATATGTTAATAAACAGGCGAAGGTGTGAGAGCTAAGTTAAAGCAGGTCAGTGCTTTTGACATTATCATCCACTTTAGATAAAGCCAGCCAGACAGAGGGCGAATTTTAAGAAGCCTGCAGACTTGTGCCTCTCCCGGTACATTGCCAGTTCATACAAGTGAACCATCAACACCTCAAATCAGTCGCCAATACTTCGCTTGGCAGTCTCATCCTCAGCTTACATTTCCTCACTTAGAGGATCTAGAGTTCCGTAAGAAATTTGTGTTGTAGTGAAAGTGAGACTGCTATGTTCAGAAAGTTGCATAAAGACCTTGACAAAAGTAACGACTTGGCTGGGACTCCCATTCATAAATACCAGTGCAGTATTTGTGTCAGGGGCATGCAGATATGCATGCAGTCTTCATTACTAAATTAAAGCCAGACTCAACTTGACCCAGACAAATACTGTAGAGACTCTTGCTTAAATGCCTGGGCTGTTGTCACAGTAGGAGAGAAGGCTCTCCTCTTGATCTCTTTATATTGCAAGGTCAGGTTAAACCTTCCCATTCAAAACCCTTAAtactgcttttattttcttctggtaGATATAAGTTTGATTAAAACTTAAACTTACCTTGAAGGTGAAAGGAAAGCAGACAGGGCAGTAGTTTAGCAGTTGATCAGGTAAAGGAAGAGCACTTTATGGTTATTAGTGAAAGATCTGTGTATTCAAAGCATCGTGTGATTGGCTCGTTAAAATAGACACCCTGTCCACCTGACAGTAGCTGCATCATAATGGACAATGCCTTTTTGATTTGCCCTCAACCCGTGACCCATTTATTTCATGTGATTGTATTGCACAAGGGCACACCTCACACGTCCGTCACCTAACTGACAGCTGAGCCACCCTCTTTGCAGATGCCATGAACACAGAGCACgtgtgctttttaaaatttgtgcCATGGCCTGTTCTGGCAGAGGATAGCATCAAAGTACAGTTGTTTTAAgaaggcttgttttatgttaatggaaattatcttttctttttgtttgttttttttatcctctcagtAGAAGACATTATCCTAACAATGCCCCAGAGCATAAAACATTACCTGTGTGGTTGTACTGTGCAGTTTTTATGCcactttaaatctttaaatctggTAAAACCTTTATGTATAGTATTTGCAATTGCTATACATAGATTTAAAGCATGGTTACGATTAAAACGGACTGTAACATGGTTCTAGGCATGAACTAGTTTGATGAATGTCTGTTAACAAATTTACCAAAAAGTACAATTTTCCTTATAAAGCAAATAGAATTAGTTAAGAAGCTAAAAACTATGATATATATCACTAGtaagtttgtaaaaaaaaaaaaaacattttttacctgtATGTGGCAATCACATCACAATCAAGGACAGCTGTAGTATAaagtatatttttacatttgtatcAAAATGCCACCTTGTCAATACCTGACACCACTCTCACGCACAAGGAGAGTTCAGATTTGACCCCTGCAGTCTATTCTGGTCAGATTTCAGTGTcattgtctgtctgtttgtctcaGTGTTATGTAAACTGATACATTTGAGCTCAGTTTGCCTCAGTAGACAATGACCTAGACAATGCAACAGGTATTAACACATAGCCATGACTGCATTTCTATTCTATAGAAAGTAATCCCTGGTAACCAGGCAGTGAATAGCTGGAGTTTTAGTAGATGAAATGTTGAAAGCTTTATTGGCTTTTAGTGCTGATCCTCTGAACTCAGATGTTGACTATTTCTATATTCAGGTATTATTGCCTGGAGTCGCTGTCAAtgtgaaaacatattttctaaAATAGTTGGGTGGGACTTTGTGCTTGTTGTTCAGATGTCCCATCCACCCACTTGCTACTGGATACATTTTTTATACAACATCTCACTATTAACTTGGTTTTAGCCTCTAAATTGCAATGTATCCTGTGTAAATAGGACATTTCCTTATTATACATTTGTCAAATACTGCCCCCCAGTGACTGTATGATGTTTAAAAAGAGGATTTGCTTCAACGAACAAAATGCTGCACACTGCAGTCATTAATCACTCTGTACATGAGAGAGAAAGCTGCAAACCACTTTTGAGAAGCACCTGCTTCCTGTGTTTTCAGACGTCAGCATCTGATAAAAATCCAACAAATTGCAATCTGAAATCGTACCACAGCGAGCTTTCTTTGTGTTCCAAATATTGAACTAACTTTACAAGCCAAGCTgataatttcagtttttttctcatttgctcatttttttttaaactcttttcaCAAATGCTGCAAATCTACAAGCGTTATATTATAATgagccatttttcttttatatatttttgtttttctgctggaCTCACCGTACTGTTTTGTCTTAGGATTCTTGATGAGTATAAGGACTGCAGCCAAATGGTGAGGATTCTACTTTTGCAAAGTCATTAAAGTTCATCAGAACTTCATGACCTCACTGTGTATGTTTTCTATCTTGTGTTTCTAGGGTCTTGATCATTGCAAAATAGGTAATATGTCAGTTTTCATTGAACTTTCTCGTGTCTTATCAGTAACACTGAGGTTTCCTGATACCTTAAATGTAATAGAGTAAGAAGtagaataattttgttttaaatacaaataattaagCAGTGTTAGTACCTCAAAATTACACTTATGTTTAGTATTTGAGTACATTATTTTCCACTACTGCAGATAAGTACACATCTCTGAACTGTTTATGACACATGGAATCTGTAAATGTCAGATTACTGCTCAGATAACGACAAGGTTGACCATAAGAACGCTCCGACTGGGCCTTTGTGGGATCATGACCATGGGAAAATCAGTGTGGATAAAAATAAGATTGTTCCTGTTCTAAAAGTGGCTTGGAAATTACAGGGTGATGGTGAGTAATCCCAAAATCTGCAGTTCTGTTACTACATTAAAgatagaaaggaaaaaaaggcttACCTTAAATAAGTGTAGAATTGGTCATTAAAAAACTCATGTAGCCAGTATGTGGttattaaatattacattttgggtcataaatacagaaaaattaatcagatttaaCAGTTTTGTCATATGTATCATTTTCTGATTACAGGATCTGTTCTCGCCGTCCGTGGATCAGAGATAAATATTGTGGATAAAAACGAAAATCAAAGCTTGTGTGTGAAGTTTTCTTACAAACTTGAAGGATTCAGACCATTAGATAAAACAGACGTCGAGAAAGACAGAAGGGTAAGGCTAACAGAAGTTTATTATTATGCTTACTCATTTTTCTTTAGCTTAACTGTCTTTTACCTTGTTTTTGCTATTGCTGTTGCCTTTTAAATTGtgtctttcaaagttttacaGTGTTATATATTATACTTTATAACTGTTATATGTTTCATACAGTTCTCTGTGGTTTTTATCTGCTGTCCATACTGACAAGTGGGGAGCTTTGTGAATGATAGCAGAGGGTAACTACGTATTTTCTGGACTGAAAGACAACAGAGAGTCCGAACTCCGCTGACTTCCTGTCTCCAATCCATTCATTTGAGTTTCAGTCCACAGCTCTCCAGCTTACAAAGAAGGCAAAGAACTTGACCTCATTCTTAGTTGAAACTGCCACACATGGCGAAATGGTCGCACCTCTTCTCTGACCACAACCTAATTTACTCTACTGTGTCCTCTTGGATCAACCCTCTGCTTCACAACCGTGACTGTTGGACCACCAAACCTTTACAACCTGCTTAAACATTTCCTCCGTGGTTTCCCCGAAATTACCTGTTACCACTGTCAGTGACGTTAATGAATCTTTAGAATTTCTGTGCTCTACATTGAGCTCAGCATGTGCCTCCTCTTTACCAAACTTGTTTTGCCCTAACTTGCCTCAGTGACGGCCAACCAGTACCTTTTGTTACCTCCAGGTTTCTTCATGAACCATCAGCCTGATAATTCGAAACTcactgcttcatttctctccTCAGTCAGGGCTGCAAGAAACTTTGATGCCATGACTGATGACTGATTAccgttttgttttttagctatGTTGctacaacaaagaagaaaagaaaatcctttGAATGCCTTGAGTTGGCTGCAACATGTTTGATGTTCAACCAGCCATGAAGAGCATGTCACACCATTATTTATTACTTCTTCTGATATCAACTCCTCCTATTCACTTTAACACCCTAACATGCTCACCTCAATTTACCTGCTAAAGCAGGTAAACTGTACTATCTGAATAGATTGAGCGTTTAATGCTTGCACTAGGATTTGTTGCTCCCCTGATGCTTCAATGTTGCTCTTCATCTgtaaatcatttcagataaaagtCTCTGCACATTGAGCTGTCTGTgtagagatttatttatttgtttgtttgtttatttgtttgtttgtctgttggttttatttttttgctacaAGTGGAACTTTTCCTTGGATGTTGTCGTAGAGCCAAAACATAACTATATCGTGACAGTTTCCAATTTGCCTGAATCTAACAGTGGAAACCGGATTGAAAGGCCAATTATCATCCCAGGTAAGTTACTGTCATATCATGAAGATGATTATatgatgcatttatttttctcccacTACTCTTGTCACTTGTCAAGTACAGCATTAATACGTAATTTACCAatagacaaatttaaaaataaagaatgatgCCTAAGGGGCCTTATATCCATAAGGTTCCTTTTGGCAATATAAAAttattcagcacaacacagcagccggACCACCATtgtgcttgctatgatgctggacaggaaaaaaaaaaaaaaaaaagaaaagaaaaaaatcacaataaatacTTTTGCTGTTTCAGTCATTACTTCAACCCACTTAATTGTGACATTTACTGTTACTACCAGGATGTAATGATGAGACAATTCAGTGGGCTCAAGTGTGTCAGGAAAAtggtaaatatattttttttacttttaacatgGCACACGGCattataacatatatatatatataatattccTTGCTTCCATGTGTGATATTCCAGGCAGTCTGTGGACTCCCAAAATTTCTGTGTCCATTGAGAGGGAGCCTAAAATTTCCATTGTTGTGGCGTTTGCGACAGCACAGTATTCAGAGAGATTCCAGGTTTCCATCAAGAATGGTGATCTCAGTTTctcaaaaaacatttcaaaggtAGAGACAGTGAATgtgttactctttttttttttgtaaaggaCGAGTAACTATGTTCTCCTGGCTTGTTTACACCTTAAGACAAAATGTGTATTATGTCTCCATTGCACTAACAGGAAAACAGGACATCTCTGAACGTGACATTCGAGTTTGATTCGTCTCAGCTCTCAGAATGTGAACTGCTGGTAATGGTAAGTGAGCGGTTCATTTGATGTTGCAATCCTAACACTTGAAGTAATATTTTCTGCAGAGACAAAGTGACAAGAGCTCATCTTATACTGTATGTTTTGAAGATACAGCCATTTTTCATAGGCTGCAAAGATGATTGTGAGAGAGCCGAGAAAACAGTAGATTACTGCAAAAGTGAGTATAAGACCATTTTAATTACTGATATGATGCTAATGCTTTATGAGGTTTTTACCCCTTAAATTAAACTTATATCTGAACTTTTATATTTGAGTTTTACCACTACATGTCAGTATtgttttaattatcttttttattttgtctttattttttagatattCCAGCAAGGCCCTATCTTATAGAGACATGTGTGGGGCTGCTGATTGTTGGAGGTGGTTGTCTTGCCTTTTTGCTATGGAGAACCTCTCATAAAGGTTACCCTCATAATATATTAACTTAATTACCTGTATCTTGCAGCATGAATAGATACATAATTAAGGATTTCATTCATCACTCAGATCATCTGAACACATCGTCATCTGCTGCTAAAGAACAACCAGGTGTTTTTCAAGTTCAAGAGAGAAAACGCGTCCTTATCATCTACTCACTCGACCATCCTTTATACAAAAACATCGTTCTCAAGTTCTCCGCCTTCCTGGCAACAAAATGTGGTACTGAAGTGGTCTTGGACCTGCTGGATTCGACCAGATTGGGAGTGTTGGGAAGCATCCAGTGGTTAGATTggcacaaaaaacaaatagaaaactCCTCAGATAAGATATTAATTCTTTGCTCACGAGGAGTACAAGCCAAATGGAGAGCCATGTGTGGTGccaaaacagtttttctaaGAGAAGACACCCGCTCACCTGTTGGTGACATGCTTACTCCATCCCTTactctcctcctccctcattTCATCCGCTCTGCTTCATATAAAAAGTACATTGTGGCTTACTTTGATGACATTTCTTCAGAAGAAGATATTCCTTCCCCTTTTAATATTACAGTACGATACCAACTAATGAAACAGTTCGAGGAGGTCTTTTTTAGAATCTTggacacagaaaaacatgaaccaGGCCGAGTGAAGAAAATCGATGGCCTTTCAGAGACCAGTTACCATCAGTGCCCCTCAGGTAGAGCCCTGCGCGATGCTATAGAGGCTTTCCATGCACATCAGCTGGAGAATCCACAGTGGTTTGAGGATGAAATACTGGAAAACCCAGATTTAGAGGATGA
This window contains:
- the LOC121647396 gene encoding troponin I, slow skeletal muscle-like, which gives rise to MSEGPKKSKYSATRRLQLKSKLLKKAASMLVVEKEEKKLEKERVVSESFPPLKLSGLSVQELQDLCKELHRKIDVVDETRYDMELKVAKNESEIQTLRLKIIELKGVKRPSLKRVKKTTDDMLGACTDASKLMKADFKANLKTVKKEEEKREEVTDWRKNVEAMSGMEGRKKMFTTGQ